From the Oceanivirga salmonicida genome, the window TGCAAATAATAAATGAAAATAATATAGAGTTAAAATCAATAGATTCTTATGCCAATTCTTTATTAGTAAGAATAATATTAAACCTATTACCTATGATATTATTGATATCTATATTTATGTTTTTATCAAGAAGACTTATGGGTGGCGGTTCAGGTGGAGTTAATCCATTTAATATGGGTAAAACAAAAGCTAGAGTAAAAGAAAAACCTAATGTTAAATTTGAAGATGTTGCTGGATTAGATGACATTAAAGAAGAATTAACAGAAGTAGTACAATTTTTAAAAGACCCAAGTAAATTTTTAGAAGTAGGAGCAAGAGTTCCAAAAGGTGTTCTTTTATTAGGAATGCCAGGAACTGGTAAAACTTTATTAGCCAAAGCATTAGCAGGAGAATCTGGGGCATCGTTTTTCAATATTTCAGCATCTGAATTTGTTGAAATGTATGTAGGTGTCGGGGCTTCTAGAGTTAGAGACTTATTTGAAGAAGCTAAGAAAAATAAACCATCAATAATATTCATAGATGAAATAGATGCCATAGGTAGAAAAAGAGGTATGAGTAGAAATGGTGGAAATGATGAAAGAGAACAAACATTAAATCAATTATTAGTTGAAATGGATGGATTTGATACTGATGCACAAATAATAATAGTAGCAGCAACAAATAGAGAAGATGTATTAGATGAAGCATTATTAAGATCAGGAAGATTCGATAGAAGAATAGCAGTTTCAGCACCAGATTTAAATGCAAGAATACAAATATTAGAAGTACATGCAAGAAATAAAAAATTATCAAAAGATGTTAAGTTAGAAGATATTGCTAAAATTACTCCAGGTTATGTTGGAGCAGATTTAGAAAATATTTTAAATGAAGCAGCAATATTTGCAGCAAGAGATAATAGAAAAGTAATAACAATGGCTGATTTAGATGAAGCTGTTGATAAAATTGGTATGGGATTAGGGCAAAGAAATAAAAAAATATCTGAATATGATTTAAAACTAACAGCATATCATGAAGGTGGACATGCTTTAATGGCAAGTATATTGCCGCATGCAGATAAGGTACACAAACTTACAATAATACCAAGAGGAAATGCTGGTGGGTTTATGATGCCTTTACCAAAAGATCAAATGTATATAAGTAAAAATAA encodes:
- the ftsH gene encoding ATP-dependent zinc metalloprotease FtsH; this encodes QIINENNIELKSIDSYANSLLVRIILNLLPMILLISIFMFLSRRLMGGGSGGVNPFNMGKTKARVKEKPNVKFEDVAGLDDIKEELTEVVQFLKDPSKFLEVGARVPKGVLLLGMPGTGKTLLAKALAGESGASFFNISASEFVEMYVGVGASRVRDLFEEAKKNKPSIIFIDEIDAIGRKRGMSRNGGNDEREQTLNQLLVEMDGFDTDAQIIIVAATNREDVLDEALLRSGRFDRRIAVSAPDLNARIQILEVHARNKKLSKDVKLEDIAKITPGYVGADLENILNEAAIFAARDNRKVITMADLDEAVDKIGMGLGQRNKKISEYDLKLTAYHEGGHALMASILPHADKVHKLTIIPRGNAGGFMMPLPKDQMYISKNKILDEIIVAFGGRAAEQVMMDDISTGASSDIEAATRRADAYVRYYGMSDLGAIHLVDNQESFKNTISEETNREIELEVRKILKKQYDKTVELIKENKDNLEKIAKLVLEKETITGTQVRALIAGKTVEEVKEMSSEELEKYY